Proteins encoded by one window of Bacillus sp. DTU_2020_1000418_1_SI_GHA_SEK_038:
- a CDS encoding 2,3-butanediol dehydrogenase, whose amino-acid sequence MKALRWHNAKDLRLDNIDEPAAKKGEVKIKVEWCGICGSDLHEYTAGPIFIPAETPHPLTGDKAPIVMGHEFSGQVVEVGEGVTKVQVGDRVAVEPIYSCGKCEACKQGKYNLCSKMGFYGLAGGGGGFSEFASIPEHMIHKLPENVSYEQGALVEPSAVALHAVKQSKVQVGDKVAVFGTGPIGLLVIEALKAAGAAEIYAVELSEQRRQKAEELGAIGIDPNNGDVVEQIHQFTNGGVHVSFEVTGVPVVLTQAINSTKFNGETMIVSIFEKEASIHPQNIVLKERTVTGIIGYRDVFPAVISLMAQGYFPADKLVTKRITLDEVIDEGFEGLLKERNHIKILVKAE is encoded by the coding sequence ATGAAAGCATTAAGATGGCATAACGCAAAGGATTTAAGACTAGACAATATTGATGAACCGGCAGCAAAAAAAGGGGAAGTAAAAATTAAAGTGGAGTGGTGTGGAATTTGTGGAAGTGATTTACATGAATACACCGCAGGTCCTATTTTTATTCCAGCGGAAACACCACATCCATTAACGGGTGATAAAGCCCCTATTGTCATGGGACATGAGTTTTCTGGACAAGTGGTTGAAGTCGGTGAAGGGGTAACAAAGGTACAAGTGGGTGACCGAGTTGCAGTAGAACCAATTTATTCTTGTGGAAAATGCGAAGCTTGTAAACAAGGAAAATATAATCTTTGCTCAAAAATGGGATTCTATGGCCTTGCAGGAGGCGGAGGCGGATTTTCTGAATTCGCTTCAATCCCAGAACATATGATTCATAAGCTTCCGGAAAATGTATCTTATGAACAAGGGGCACTAGTGGAGCCATCAGCTGTTGCTCTTCATGCTGTTAAACAAAGTAAAGTCCAAGTCGGCGATAAAGTAGCTGTATTTGGAACGGGTCCGATCGGTTTATTGGTTATTGAAGCATTAAAAGCTGCGGGTGCAGCGGAAATTTATGCAGTTGAATTATCTGAACAACGCAGACAAAAAGCAGAAGAACTTGGGGCGATCGGGATTGACCCGAATAATGGTGACGTTGTAGAGCAAATCCACCAGTTTACAAATGGCGGAGTGCATGTTTCTTTTGAAGTGACTGGAGTACCAGTAGTTTTAACACAAGCCATTAACTCTACGAAATTCAATGGAGAAACGATGATTGTAAGTATTTTTGAGAAAGAAGCATCCATTCATCCTCAAAATATCGTTCTGAAGGAACGTACAGTAACGGGGATCATTGGATATCGTGATGTCTTCCCAGCTGTCATCAGTTTAATGGCACAAGGATACTTCCCTGCGGATAAACTTGTAACGAAACGTATCACTCTTGATGAAGTAATTGATGAAGGCTTTGAAGGACTGTTAAAAGAAAGAAACCATATAAAAATCTTAGTAAAAGCTGAATAA